In the Desulfosporosinus acidiphilus SJ4 genome, AGTCTTTAGACAGATAGAGTAAACACAAAATTTTTACTTTAGTCAAAAATTAGTGGATGAATCGCCACTAGTAGAAAATTCACATTATGCCTATGAGCATGCCTCAAAAAATCAACTTTTAACGAATAAAAACGCACCGAGGTGCGTTTTTATATTTGTGGATTAAAAAAATGTCTTCCAATCTATTTATATTGATTTTTTATATGTCTCCGCAAAAACTTTCGCAAAATCACCGAGTTTGACTTTGCCGAGATGGTAATCCGTGGCGCGGAGGCTTGCGTAGAATTCGTCAGCGTTTTCTCCGGCACGATTCATTTGCACGAAGCGGTTGGCTGTGTCTTCATGGAAGCCGATTTTTCTCATATTTGTAGCAATGGCTTCGGCAGGGATTTTTTGGTATTTGGCTTCAATACCATTTTCAGCAAGAGCCTTGAGCCAATCGTTGCCAGTGCCCCAGTCGCTCACGACGAATTTCACGCTTTTTCCCGCTGGGGTGTTGGAAATCAGTGCGTAAACTACATCCGCAATATCAACGGGGCTAACCCAGCCGCGCATGATGTCAGCTGAAACTTGACTGAAGATGGTTTGCTGAGTTTTAAGGCTTTGCATGTCGGCAAAAAGGTTGTTAAAAAAGCCGACTGGGCGGATGTGAACAACGTTCACACCATCAAGTGAGTTGAGCGCGTCTTCTCCAAAATGGTAGCAATAAAGAATGCCGGCGTTGGGGTTGTCAGCGCCGATCGAGCTGAGGTTTACGACATTTTTAACGCCTGAGCTTTGCACGGCGGTCTTATAATTTTCAGAAAGCTCTATGGCGGCCTGCCACATGTCAGCGCCTGACATCGGGTTGATGCCTGAAATCATGAGGTAAACAACGTCGCTGCCTTGGAATGTTGTGGTGAGGAAGTCGACGTCGCGGTTTGAACCGACAGCAGCTTCGGCTCCGAGGGCATGGATAGCGGCGATTCGGTCTTGCGAGCTAGTAATGACGGTGACATCATGTCCGTCAGCGATCAGGCGTGGAAGATAGTTGCGATTGATATTGCCGAGTGAGCCCAGAACTGTAATTTTCATTGTGTTTTAACCTTCTTTTTGATAAAATAATGTCACAAACTGACATTGAAATCATTATACCTTTGCAGAATTTTGTTGTCAATAAAAAATGTCAGACACTGACAAATATGTGGTGCTATCAAATTTAAAAAATAGGAATGAGCAAAATGAAAAGTAAAGAGAAATTGCAGTTAGCAGCCGCACAATTATTTATGAAAAATGGCTATGAAAACACGACAGTGCAGGAGATTGCGAGTCTAGCAGGTGTGACGGAGCGAACATTTTTTCGGCAGTTTAAGGACAAATCGGACGTGCTTTTTGACTCGAGCAATACGTTGGGGCAACGGGTCGCGGCTTTTATCACTGACAATTTTGAGGTCGAGCGAAAGCCCCTGAAGCTTGCAGTTGGCGGTTTTGCGACGATTTCTGAGTTTTTTGATGGTTCGCGGGAGCGTGTATTGGCACGGAATCAAATTATTCAA is a window encoding:
- a CDS encoding NAD(P)H-binding protein, whose product is MKITVLGSLGNINRNYLPRLIADGHDVTVITSSQDRIAAIHALGAEAAVGSNRDVDFLTTTFQGSDVVYLMISGINPMSGADMWQAAIELSENYKTAVQSSGVKNVVNLSSIGADNPNAGILYCYHFGEDALNSLDGVNVVHIRPVGFFNNLFADMQSLKTQQTIFSQVSADIMRGWVSPVDIADVVYALISNTPAGKSVKFVVSDWGTGNDWLKALAENGIEAKYQKIPAEAIATNMRKIGFHEDTANRFVQMNRAGENADEFYASLRATDYHLGKVKLGDFAKVFAETYKKSI
- a CDS encoding TetR/AcrR family transcriptional regulator, which produces MKSKEKLQLAAAQLFMKNGYENTTVQEIASLAGVTERTFFRQFKDKSDVLFDSSNTLGQRVAAFITDNFEVERKPLKLAVGGFATISEFFDGSRERVLARNQIIQSNPDLQERELLKRQVLIESVINALSVKYDIELSELAARFSVEIFHIAFKKWIKSDEKSFAEQVLDVYALYEKLITSPVSLG